One segment of Bacteroides caecimuris DNA contains the following:
- a CDS encoding efflux transporter outer membrane subunit: protein MKKTVIYIILSGWMFAGCGTYSRYHRPDLSTENLYRDVPADIDTTTIASLSWREMFTDPKLQSLIETGLERNTDLNVARLRVEATEAVLMTARLSYLPSLGLTAEGNANKHDGATAKTYNVGASASWELDIFGKLTAAKRGAAAALQGSRAYRQAVQTQLVATIADSYYTLAMLDAQMAISNRTLENWRTTVRTLEALKKVGKSNEAGVLQAKANVMRLEASLLSIRKSISETENALSAILAMPSHSIGRSNLAEAAFPDTVSIGVPLQLLSNRPDVRQAEMELAQAFYATNAARAAFYPNITLSGTLGWTNNGGGVIVNPGQWLLNAIGSLTQPLFNRGTNIANLKIAKSRQEEAKLLFRQSLLNAGKEVNDALTAWQTAKSQIEINARQVETLCDAVRKTESLMRHSNATYLEVLTAQQSLLEAEVQQLQTRFERIQSVIKLYHVLGGGM from the coding sequence ATGAAGAAGACAGTAATATATATCATATTGTCGGGATGGATGTTTGCCGGTTGTGGCACATACAGCCGGTATCATCGTCCTGACCTCTCAACGGAGAATCTGTATCGGGACGTACCGGCGGACATTGATACAACGACCATCGCGTCCCTGTCGTGGCGGGAAATGTTTACCGACCCGAAACTCCAGTCCTTGATTGAAACCGGACTTGAACGGAACACAGACCTCAATGTGGCACGGTTACGCGTGGAAGCGACAGAAGCCGTCCTGATGACTGCCAGACTATCATATCTTCCATCACTGGGACTGACTGCCGAAGGTAATGCCAATAAACATGACGGAGCAACGGCAAAGACATATAATGTGGGAGCGTCGGCAAGCTGGGAACTGGACATCTTCGGCAAACTTACGGCGGCAAAGCGTGGTGCAGCCGCCGCGTTACAAGGAAGCCGTGCCTACCGGCAGGCCGTACAGACACAGCTTGTCGCCACTATTGCAGACAGTTACTACACCCTTGCCATGCTTGACGCACAAATGGCAATAAGTAACCGGACTTTGGAGAACTGGCGGACTACCGTACGTACTCTTGAAGCGTTGAAAAAAGTGGGGAAATCAAACGAAGCCGGCGTATTGCAGGCAAAGGCGAACGTGATGCGACTCGAAGCATCCCTGTTATCCATACGCAAGAGTATTTCCGAAACAGAAAATGCCCTGTCTGCGATACTTGCCATGCCGTCACACTCGATTGGACGAAGTAATCTGGCCGAGGCTGCTTTCCCCGATACTGTCTCGATTGGAGTCCCTTTGCAACTGCTTTCCAACCGTCCCGACGTGCGTCAGGCTGAAATGGAACTGGCGCAGGCGTTCTACGCCACCAATGCGGCTCGTGCCGCCTTCTATCCCAATATTACCCTCTCGGGGACTCTTGGATGGACTAATAACGGCGGTGGCGTAATCGTAAATCCCGGACAATGGTTGCTCAATGCCATCGGTTCCCTGACACAGCCCTTATTCAACCGGGGCACAAACATCGCCAACTTGAAGATAGCCAAAAGCCGTCAGGAAGAAGCCAAACTGTTGTTCCGGCAATCATTGCTGAACGCTGGAAAAGAAGTGAACGATGCTCTGACTGCATGGCAGACGGCAAAATCGCAAATTGAAATCAATGCTCGACAGGTTGAAACATTATGCGATGCTGTGCGAAAGACAGAATCGCTTATGCGTCATTCCAATG